In Mangifera indica cultivar Alphonso chromosome 1, CATAS_Mindica_2.1, whole genome shotgun sequence, a single genomic region encodes these proteins:
- the LOC123230386 gene encoding transcription factor bHLH96-like, with protein MALEAVVSQQEPCSYGFINSNTFAFEDGIPANYETLVQNGGGFGFNNLNSSYSSVMQQTCDGGFFTGDFPPVEVQAPAESSSGRRKRRRVNRSHKNKEELENQRMTHITVERNRRKQMNDYLNALRSLMPPSYVQRGDQASIVGGAINYVKELEQLLQSLEVQKRNQQKLSDVGFSTLIFSNFFSFPQYSTLHNLSMDESTAENPSDAVADVEVTLVDSHANLKIMANRRPKQLLKIISGLNSLGFHVLHLNVTTADHKILYTFSLKVEEICQLRSVNEIAAAVNEMVGRIEEDLCSFNLDHNLNDLIF; from the exons ATGGCATTAGAAGCCGTTGTTTCCCAACAAGAACCGTGTAGTTATGgctttattaattcaaataccTTTGCTTTTGAAGATGGAATTCCTGCAAATTATGAAACCCTTGTCCAAAATGGAGGAGGGTTTGGTTTTAATAATCTGAATTCCAGCTATTCTTCAGTGATGCAGCAAACTTGTGACGGCGGCTTCTTTACCGGAGACTTTCCGCCTGTGGAAGTTCAAGCTCCGGCGGAAAGCTCATCAGGGCGGAGAAAGAGAAGACGTGTAAACAGAAGCCACAAGAACAAAGAGGAACTTGAGAACCAAAGGATGACTCACATTACTGTTGAACGCAACCGGAGAAAGCAAATGAATGACTATCTTAATGCTCTTCGATCTCTCATGCCGCCTTCTTATGTCCAAAGG GGAGACCAAGCGTCAATTGTTGGGGGGGCGATTAACTATGTGAAGGAACTGGAGCAACTTCTGCAATCTCTTGAAGTTCAAAAGCGAAATCAACAAAAACTATCCGATGTTGGTTTCTCTACTCtcattttctcaaatttcttttcGTTTCCTCAGTACTCAACCCTCCACAACTTGTCAATGGATGAATCAACGGCAGAGAATCCTTCCGATGCAGTGGCAGATGTTGAAGTAACGCTCGTGGACAGTCATGCCAACCTTAAAATAATGGCAAATCGACGCCCGAAACAGCTCTTGAAGATCATCAGTGGGTTAAATTCTCTTGGATTTCATGTGCTTCACCTGAATGTCACAACTGCTGATCACAAGATACTATACACTTTCAGTCTTAAG GTGGAAGAAATTTGTCAACTGAGATCGGTGAATGAGATTGCAGCTGCAGTAAACGAGATGGTGGGGAGAATTGAAGAAGATCTGTGCAGCTTTAACTTAGATCACAACCTTAATGATCTCATCTTCTAA